TTTCTATTTCAATAGCAGGTTTCTTGCTGTGGTTTGTTTTAAAAGAAATTGATTTAAACATTCTCTGGGAAACCATCAAAAACGCCAACTACTTTTGGGTAGCACTTTCTGCTGTTATGGCTATTTTGGCTCATTGGAGCAGAGCTTACCGCTGGAAACTCATGCTACAGCCACTAGGCTATGACCCATCTGCCTTTAAAAGTACCATAGCTGTTTTGATAGGATATGTAACCAACTTGGTTTTACCACGTGCAGGTGAGTTTGCCCGTTCGGCTAGCTTAAAAGATTTGGAGGACATTCCTTTTGAAAAATCCTTTGGTGCTGTGGTAGCAGAAAGAGTCATTGATGTTTTTGTGCTATTGTTTTTGATTTGCCTAAATCTCATTCTAGAATTCGACAGACTAAAAGAATTCTTCATGGAACTGGTAGGTGACAAAATCGGTAATCCTTCTATTATTATAGGAGTCTTGGCATTCCTAGCTTTAGGAGCTTTCTTGGCTTGGAGATGGATTCTTAGAAACGACACAATATTAGAAAGCAAATTTCCTTTCTATGCCAAAATAAGAAAAGTGTTTTTAGGTTTATGGGCTGGCTTTACCAGCATAAAAGACCTTAAAAACCCAAAGGCTTTCATAGCTCACACCATACTCATCTGGACGCTGTACTATTTGATGACGTGGTTCCTTTGTTTCGCTATTCCACAAACGGCAAATATTAGTCCACTAGCAGGTTTGACCATTCTAGTAATGGGAACCATAGGTATGGCTGCTCCTACTATTGGTGGCATTGGATCTTACCATTTCTTGGTTGGGAAAATAGTTGGACTTTATGGCCTTAACCCACAAGATGGTATCACTTTGGCTACTTTCTTACACACCATGCAGGGCATTATTTTCGTCCTAATATTTGGTTTAACAGCCTTGGCTATTTCATTTTTCATCAGGAGAAAAGCCCAATAATCCTGATTTTAAACCATTAGCCATCAATTAATATATCAAAGGGAATTTCATGATTAACATTTTCGTTATCTTCATGTAAATTAGAATAAAATTATACTATCAATAAATAATTAAAAGAACGCACATGCACCCAATTATCATTTTAAGTTTTGTATTTATGGGAATTAGCTGGTTAGTCTCTAGGAGGCTAAAAAGCAAATTCAAACAGTACTCAAAAGTAGGACTGAGCAATGGACTCAGCGGAGCTGAAATAGCTCAAAAAATGCTTAATGACAATGGTATCTATGATGTAAAAATAACACAGGTCAATGGACAATTGACTGACCATTATAACCCTCAAAATAAAACCGTAAACTTAAGCACAGACGTCTATAACGGACGAAGCACAGCATCTGCCGCGGTGGCTGCCCATGAGGTAGGTCACGCTGTTCAGCATGCCACGGCTTACGCTGCTCTTAGGTTAAGATCTACCTTAGTTCCTGCTGCCAGTGTGGCTGGAAGAGTAATGGGCATGTTAAACATGTTCTTATTTATGGGAGGTTTTTACATGATTACGCAAGGCTCAGCCATAGGTAACATACTTCTTATAGTACTTATAGTGGCCAACGTAGCCATTACAGCATTTTCTTTAATCACACTTCCTGTAGAGTTTGATGCAAGTAACAGAGCATTAAAATGGATGGAGAGTAGAAATATAGTAAACCAACAAGAACACGCTCAAGCCAAAGATGCTCTTAAATGGGCCGCTATGACTTACGTAGTTGGAGCTTTAGCCGCAGTGGCTAACTTAGCTTACTATGTAATGATTTTCTTAGGTAGAGGTGATGACTAAATAGCATTTCATTTCTGATATTAAAAGGAGGGCTTCGGTCCTCCTTTTTTTGTGTTTTGTTTGTTTTTTCTCCTGATTCAGCTCCCGCAGATTTCGGGGATGACGCAGATTATCGTTTACACGGCGTGTCTGTTTATCTTTTTATTATTACCCTTATAAAATCCGCGAGATTAGCGAAATCTGCGGGCGGAATTCCCAAGTGCACACGCATTTTCTCTTGCAGGTTTCAGTTTCCTCGTTCCACAAACCATTAGACTTTCTTTCCTAAATTTATATTGTAACTTGTGTATTTTATTATACCACAAAACCCACATAACTGATGACAGAAAATGACATTTCTTATATTATTAGAGGAGCTATTTTTAAGGTCTATAATGAACTTGGTCCAGGGCTTTTTGAGTCGGTTTATGAGGTTACTTTATGTTATGAATTAAAGAAGGCAGGATTAAAAATCCAAAGCCAAGTAGGCTTACCCGTCATATATGATGATGTCAGAATGGATATTGGATTCCGAATCGATATTTTAGTAGAAGACAAAGTTATTATTGAGATTAAATCAATAGAATACCTAGCTGAAGTACACCATAAGCAACTCCTGACTTATTTAAAGCTGGCTGATAAAAGACTAGGACTACTCGTCAATTTTAATGCATCAGATATTTCAAAATCAATTTTCAGGAAGGTTAATAACTTATAATATCAGAACAGTCAGGTTTCTCGAAAGAGCAACGAATTGACAAATAAAAACCTACGTAATTGGCAAAAATCCGTGAGAGAAAGGCAATATTCAGAAACTTCCCACAAATACATCCTACTTTACAAAGTCTAAGTAAGCTCTTCACTACTTTCTTTATAGTAAATCCGTAATTCTGTTACTCCCGAAGATTTCGGAGATTACACAGATACAAACTCACATAAATGACAGAAAATGACATTTCATATATTAAGAAAAAACAACCTTTAATATCTTAATAATTAGGGAAATATAAAAAATCTGCGGAATTAGTGAAATCCGCGGGAGCAGTATCCGGGCAAGACGGTTACAGAAATCTGCGATATCCCCGAAATCCGCGGGAGAATAATCAATAGGTAAAGCTAATCACGAAGGCCAAAAATCAAACCTCCCGATACCTATCCCCCAACTCATTAAACTTCTCAAAAACCTCCCCTATGGAAGGTAAATAGCCACTAATGCTTTCAACCAAACTTGGAGCGAAGCCCTTGAGAAAAGGATAAACTTCTGACTCAGCGAGAAACTTCTCTGGAATATTAATACCGATGGCAGAAGCCAACCAAAATAAAACACTCAAACCAAAAATCCAGAGAACAGCACCAAGTGCAGCACCTCCAAGTCCGTCCAAAACACCTAAGAAAGTAAGTCGGAGTGCTTTTCTAAAAATCCAGCCGATTTTATTAATAGCAAAAACTGTAGGAAAAAAAATGAGCAAGAAACTCAAGTAAGGGAGCATTCTTCCAGTTAAGTCGTCTCCTAAAAACTCAGAAACGAAAGCCATACCTAAACCTAAAAACCGGAAACCAAATATAATAGCCAACACAAAAGCGACTATACCGATAACTTCCACCAAAAGCCCTCTTTTATAACCTGTAAAGGCTCCCATGACTATTGGAATAAGAAGTAAAAGGTCTGTGGTAGACATAAATGTTACGATTTAAAATGAAAATTGGTTGAACTCTTGCGAATTCAACCAACCTTAAGAAAGTATAATATTTTAGCTTGCTAGAAGCTTCTTTACCATGCCAGAGATGGCTCTTCCGTCTGCTTTTCCTGCTAATTTCTTAGTAGCAGCACCCATCACTTTACCCATATCAGAAGGCTCTTTTGCCCCTACTTGTTGAATAATTTCAGTAATTATTGCTTGTAGCTCTTCTTCAGACATTGCTTCTGGAAGATAAGCTTCAATCACAGCTATTTCCGCTTCCTCTTTAGAAAGAAGGTCAGCTCTGTTTTGTTGCTTAAAAATTTCAGAAGAGTCTCTTCTTTGCTTCACAGCCTTTTGAAGAATTCTCATTTCATCGGCTTCGCTAAGCTCTTCAGATGCTCCTGGCTTAGATTCCTCTATCAGGATAACTTTTTTTATATCTCTCAAAGCCAATAGTTTGACTTTGTCTTTAGCCTTCATGGCTGCTTTAATATCGGCGTCAATTGTAGATTTTAATGACATGTTTATCTTTTATTTGGGCAAAATCAAAGTATCAAATACTGTTTGATGAATTGAAATGCGGAATTCTTAAATTGCAAAAAAACGAAAAGCCTAACCAGCTTCTAAGAGCAAAAATGACGAAATTATCTGTCAATATCAATAAAATAGCCACCTTACGAAATTCAAGAGGGCATGACATGCCAAACCTTGTAAAGACGGCTTTAGACTGTGAACGATTTGGTGCTGAGGGAATCACGATTCATCCGAGACCCGACGAAAGGCATATAAAATATCAAGACGTATTTGACTTAAAAAAAATAGTTACCACCGAATATAACATTGAGGGTAATCCTACAGAAGGGCGTTTTGAAGAAGTGGTTTTGACCAATCTCCCTACCCAGGCCACTTTAGTACCTGACACATTAAGTGCCGT
This sequence is a window from Arcticibacterium luteifluviistationis. Protein-coding genes within it:
- a CDS encoding lysylphosphatidylglycerol synthase transmembrane domain-containing protein → MNIKSILKYLISISIAGFLLWFVLKEIDLNILWETIKNANYFWVALSAVMAILAHWSRAYRWKLMLQPLGYDPSAFKSTIAVLIGYVTNLVLPRAGEFARSASLKDLEDIPFEKSFGAVVAERVIDVFVLLFLICLNLILEFDRLKEFFMELVGDKIGNPSIIIGVLAFLALGAFLAWRWILRNDTILESKFPFYAKIRKVFLGLWAGFTSIKDLKNPKAFIAHTILIWTLYYLMTWFLCFAIPQTANISPLAGLTILVMGTIGMAAPTIGGIGSYHFLVGKIVGLYGLNPQDGITLATFLHTMQGIIFVLIFGLTALAISFFIRRKAQ
- a CDS encoding zinc metallopeptidase encodes the protein MHPIIILSFVFMGISWLVSRRLKSKFKQYSKVGLSNGLSGAEIAQKMLNDNGIYDVKITQVNGQLTDHYNPQNKTVNLSTDVYNGRSTASAAVAAHEVGHAVQHATAYAALRLRSTLVPAASVAGRVMGMLNMFLFMGGFYMITQGSAIGNILLIVLIVANVAITAFSLITLPVEFDASNRALKWMESRNIVNQQEHAQAKDALKWAAMTYVVGALAAVANLAYYVMIFLGRGDD
- a CDS encoding GxxExxY protein, whose protein sequence is MTENDISYIIRGAIFKVYNELGPGLFESVYEVTLCYELKKAGLKIQSQVGLPVIYDDVRMDIGFRIDILVEDKVIIEIKSIEYLAEVHHKQLLTYLKLADKRLGLLVNFNASDISKSIFRKVNNL
- a CDS encoding CvpA family protein, which encodes MSTTDLLLLIPIVMGAFTGYKRGLLVEVIGIVAFVLAIIFGFRFLGLGMAFVSEFLGDDLTGRMLPYLSFLLIFFPTVFAINKIGWIFRKALRLTFLGVLDGLGGAALGAVLWIFGLSVLFWLASAIGINIPEKFLAESEVYPFLKGFAPSLVESISGYLPSIGEVFEKFNELGDRYREV
- a CDS encoding GatB/YqeY domain-containing protein, whose amino-acid sequence is MSLKSTIDADIKAAMKAKDKVKLLALRDIKKVILIEESKPGASEELSEADEMRILQKAVKQRRDSSEIFKQQNRADLLSKEEAEIAVIEAYLPEAMSEEELQAIITEIIQQVGAKEPSDMGKVMGAATKKLAGKADGRAISGMVKKLLAS